Proteins encoded in a region of the Anopheles aquasalis chromosome 2, idAnoAquaMG_Q_19, whole genome shotgun sequence genome:
- the LOC126569155 gene encoding NPC intracellular cholesterol transporter 2-like: protein MFRALVLIALLAPAAVYGNVSRACTNGRPQPTHVNVHGCTAAPCNLVRGEDVIADIDFTTNRAVTSMTTIATATALGVVTNYPLGTNGITCNFLQGSSCPLSVNEDVTYQLRMPILSIYPLVSLSIEIDVVDQANESVTCFVVDAQVVTRT, encoded by the exons ATGTTCCGAGCTCTTGTTCTCATCGCTCTGCTGGCGCCTGCCGCGGTCTACGGTAATGTGAGCCGCGCCTGTACCAATGGACGTCCGCAACCGACGCATGTCAACGTGCACGGTTGTACCGCCGCACCGTGCAACCTGGTTCGTGGTGAAGATGTGATCGCGGACATCGATTTTACCACCA ATCGCGCCGTTAcctcgatgacgacgattgcTACGGCGACCGCACTCGGTGTCGTCACCAACTATCCGCTCGGTACGAATGGGATCACCTGCAACTTCCTGCAGGGCTCAAGCTGTCCGCTCAGTGTCAACGAGGATGTGACGTACCAGCTCAGGATGCCGATTCTCTCGATCTACCCGCTGGTCAGCCTCAGCATCGAGATCGATGTCGTAGATCAGGCAAATGAGTCCGTTACCTGTTTCGTCGTGGATGCCCAGGTTGTCACCCGTACCTAA